The Pseudodesulfovibrio hydrargyri genome segment CGAGCGTCATCATCCTGGACGTGATGATGCCGGGCAAGGACGGGCTCGACGTCCTGCGCGACATCCGCGCCGAATTCGTCACCCCGGTGATCATGCTCACGGCCAAGGGCGAGGACACGGACCGCATCGTCGGGCTCGAACTCGGGGCCGACGACTACATGGCCAAGCCGTTCAACCCGCGCGAACTGCTGGCCCGGATCAAGGCCGTTCTCCGGCGGGTGGAATCCTGCGGGGAGCGCAGGGCCGACGCCGAGGCCGTCCGCGCGGGCGGGCTCATCCTGAACCTCTCCCGGCAGGTCCTGGTCGTCGACCGCGACGAGATCGAACTGGCCCCCACCGAATTCCGCCTGCTCAAGGCGTTGATGACCCACGCGGACCGCGCCCTGACCCGCGACGAACTCATGGACATGGTCTGGGACAAGGATTTCGCGGCCTATGACCGATCCATCGACGTGCACATCAGCAAGCTGCGCTCCCAGCTCAAGCCGTACCCGAATCACGCCAAGCGGATCAGGACCGTCTGGGGCACGGGCTACATGTTCGTGGGGGAATGATGAAGGTCAGCCGGTTGTACCTCAATATCCTCGTGGCCTTCATCCTGGTCCAGGCCGTGGCCATCGCGGCCATCGGCGGGCTGCTCAAGATGGGCCACATGCGCCCGCCGTTCGCCCGGCACGCCCTGAACCGCAGCGAGGCGCTGCAGCAGATCATCGGCATGGAGATCGACGGGGCGGACAGGCTCACCCCGGAACTGCGCGCCCGCCTCGACCGTCTCCTCGACGTGTACGCCAACGCCTTCAGCGGCGAGGCGTGGATCACCAACGAACGCGGCGAGACCGTGGCCCGGTCCTTCCAGGCCCCGCCCCTGACCGGCGAGGAGGAGCTGGACCTCAAGCTGACCACGGACAAGGGCGACCACATCTATTTCGTGCGCAAGGGCGACCAGGGTTCCATCTACGCCTACGGGCCGCTCATAACGCCCATGGGCACCCTGACCGTGCACCTGCTCAACGCGTGGATCACCCATAACGAAGAAGTCTGGTTCATGGAGGGGCTGGGCCTCATGGCCACGGTGGCCGCCCTGCTGCTCATACCGGTGTCCCGGCGCATCACCCGGCCCATGATCCAGATGACCGAGTCCGCCCAACAGCTCGCCCGGGGCGACTTCTCCCCCAGGGTGGAGGCCAAACGCAAGGACGAGATGGGCACCCTGGCCCGGACCTTCAACCACATGGCCAGCAGCCTGGAAAAGATGGTCCGGGGCGGGCGCGAACTGACCGCCAACCTGTCCCACGAACTGCGCTCCCCCCTGGCGCGCATCCGCGTGTCCCAGCAGATCGTCCGTGAACGGCTGGAGTCGGGCCGCACGGACGGCGTGACCAAGCACGTCCGGCGCATGGAAGAGGAAATCGACCACATGGATTCCCTCATCGACCAGATCATCAAGCTGTCCAAGTTCGATCTCCAGGAGCCGCCGCCGCGCGACGACGTGGTCGACATGGACGAGATGCTCGAAGCGGCGGCCGAGAGGGTCAGGCCGCTCATCGGCGATCGGGCCGTCCGGCTCAAGCCGCATCTTGCGCCGGTGCCGCCCTACCGCTGCCGTCGGCAGGACATGCGCATCGTCCTGGACAACGTCCTGTCCAACGCGGTCAAGTACAGTCCGGACAACGGCCCGGTGGACATCCACTGCGATTCCGACGGAGAGGCCCTGACCATCCGGGTGACCAACGACTACCCCGCCCTGAGCGACCAGGAGCTGGAGGCGGTGTTCTCGCCGTTTCGGCGTCTGGGCTACGACAAGGTGGAAGGCAACGGACTCGGCCTGGCCTTTGCCCGGAGGATCGTCGAAGACCACGGCGGGACCATCCGCGCGGACAGCCCCGGCGAGGGCTTCGCCATAACCATCCGGTTGCCGCTGGACTGATCTTCAACAACGAGCCGCCCCTGCGGCGGCCCCCGCAACGGACCGGCGACTCGGACACTCCCGGCGCCGCCTTCTCCCTCGTCCCATAGAGATCGCCTATCATTTTCTTCCGGCGCGAAGAAGTATTTCAATTGTTTTTTCAGTGCACTCACCGACAACACACTGAATATCCAGAAAAAAAGAACCTTGTGCAAATACGCGTTTCAAAATTGATATAACGATTGTCATCGCGTACTGTCATTTCTCTTTGAAACCCGGTACATGCTTACATGCTCTGGCCGGAAACAAACAAAAAACGAAGACGCACAACAACCATGTCGAATAGCACACGTTCGCCGAGGCACGCGCTCCGGCGCATACATCTCCTGAT includes the following:
- a CDS encoding response regulator; amino-acid sequence: MKNNGPVLIIDDDQKLRELVAEYLEEYDFSTATLPSGARAAETIRSINPSVIILDVMMPGKDGLDVLRDIRAEFVTPVIMLTAKGEDTDRIVGLELGADDYMAKPFNPRELLARIKAVLRRVESCGERRADAEAVRAGGLILNLSRQVLVVDRDEIELAPTEFRLLKALMTHADRALTRDELMDMVWDKDFAAYDRSIDVHISKLRSQLKPYPNHAKRIRTVWGTGYMFVGE
- a CDS encoding HAMP domain-containing sensor histidine kinase, whose protein sequence is MMKVSRLYLNILVAFILVQAVAIAAIGGLLKMGHMRPPFARHALNRSEALQQIIGMEIDGADRLTPELRARLDRLLDVYANAFSGEAWITNERGETVARSFQAPPLTGEEELDLKLTTDKGDHIYFVRKGDQGSIYAYGPLITPMGTLTVHLLNAWITHNEEVWFMEGLGLMATVAALLLIPVSRRITRPMIQMTESAQQLARGDFSPRVEAKRKDEMGTLARTFNHMASSLEKMVRGGRELTANLSHELRSPLARIRVSQQIVRERLESGRTDGVTKHVRRMEEEIDHMDSLIDQIIKLSKFDLQEPPPRDDVVDMDEMLEAAAERVRPLIGDRAVRLKPHLAPVPPYRCRRQDMRIVLDNVLSNAVKYSPDNGPVDIHCDSDGEALTIRVTNDYPALSDQELEAVFSPFRRLGYDKVEGNGLGLAFARRIVEDHGGTIRADSPGEGFAITIRLPLD